Proteins from a single region of Macrobrachium nipponense isolate FS-2020 chromosome 11, ASM1510439v2, whole genome shotgun sequence:
- the LOC135224744 gene encoding large ribosomal subunit protein uL5B-like isoform X1 produces MPMIEKKQKNVMRDVRIGKLCLNICVGESGDKLTRAAKVLESLTGQKPVFSKARYTVRSFGIRRNEKIAVHCTVRGPKAEEILEKGLKVREYELRRDNFSANGNFGFGIQEHIDLGIKYDPAIGIFGLDFYVVLQRPGYRVAKRRHSPGKIGPQHCLLKEDAIKWFQTKYEGIILPGKKK; encoded by the exons ATGCCGATGATTGAAAAAAAGCAGAAGAATGTCATGCGGGATGTCCGCATCGGCAAACTATGTTTAAACATATGTGTCGGCGAGAGCGGTGACAAGCTGACTCGTGCGGCCAAG GTGTTGGAATCCCTCACTGGTCAGAAGCCCGTCTTCTCAAAGGCCCGCTATACCGTGCGTTCCTTTGGTATTCGACGTAATGAAAAGATTGCAGTTCACTGCACTGTGAGAGGCCCAAAGGCAGAGGAGATCTTGGAGAAGGGGTTGAAG gtACGTGAGTACGAGTTGAGGCGTGATAACTTCTCAGCCAATGGTAACTTTGGCTTTGGCATTCAAGAACATATTGATTTGGGAATAAAGTATGATCCAGCAATCGGTATTTTTGGTCTCGATTTCTACGTTGTTCTTCAAAGACCAG GATATCGTGTTGCCAAACGCAGACATTCCCCAGGTAAGATTGGTCCCCAGCACTGCTTGTTAAAGGAAGATGCTATTAAATGGTTCCAGACCAAATATGAAGGTATCATTCTGCCTGGAAAGAAGAAGTAA
- the LOC135224744 gene encoding large ribosomal subunit protein uL5B-like isoform X2 produces MAGAMLKRRFPLISKVAAWLLVLESLTGQKPVFSKARYTVRSFGIRRNEKIAVHCTVRGPKAEEILEKGLKVREYELRRDNFSANGNFGFGIQEHIDLGIKYDPAIGIFGLDFYVVLQRPGYRVAKRRHSPGKIGPQHCLLKEDAIKWFQTKYEGIILPGKKK; encoded by the exons ATGGCAGGAGCCATGCTGAAACGCCGCTTCCCGTTGATCAGCAAAGTTGCAGCGTGGCTTTTG GTGTTGGAATCCCTCACTGGTCAGAAGCCCGTCTTCTCAAAGGCCCGCTATACCGTGCGTTCCTTTGGTATTCGACGTAATGAAAAGATTGCAGTTCACTGCACTGTGAGAGGCCCAAAGGCAGAGGAGATCTTGGAGAAGGGGTTGAAG gtACGTGAGTACGAGTTGAGGCGTGATAACTTCTCAGCCAATGGTAACTTTGGCTTTGGCATTCAAGAACATATTGATTTGGGAATAAAGTATGATCCAGCAATCGGTATTTTTGGTCTCGATTTCTACGTTGTTCTTCAAAGACCAG GATATCGTGTTGCCAAACGCAGACATTCCCCAGGTAAGATTGGTCCCCAGCACTGCTTGTTAAAGGAAGATGCTATTAAATGGTTCCAGACCAAATATGAAGGTATCATTCTGCCTGGAAAGAAGAAGTAA